From Rhodamnia argentea isolate NSW1041297 chromosome 10, ASM2092103v1, whole genome shotgun sequence, a single genomic window includes:
- the LOC115730093 gene encoding uncharacterized protein LOC115730093 isoform X2: MPPSTSSTVLLKTLSPSRLKNLLLALALLCIFYLLLSNHSNHRQAASLLQASPVLPPRAAPAIPTSRRHLVFAVASSSLSVPRRRPYLRLWYSPNSTRALAFLDRLPDGDPAPDLPPTLVSEDTSRFPYTFPGGLRSAIRVARVVKEVVDRRELGVRWYVFGDDDTVFFVDNLVSVLSKYDHTKWYYIGSNSESYEQNVKYSFDMAFGGGGFAISRSLAVALARVLDSCLVRYSHLYGSDARIFSCLAELGVGLTHEPGFHQVDIRGNLFGLLTAHPLSPLVSLHHLDAVDPIFPSMNRTQALELLFEAVNVDPARVLQQNVCYDHMNSLTISVSWGYAVQVFEGNELLPDLLALQRTFTPWRRGISAGSSHYMFNTREFPKDPCKRPVTFFLHSILSDENGVQSNYKGQIIGHCVRGNTLKNLRRITVFSRKLEHDIEQVFMHFVMNSC; this comes from the exons ATGCCACCTTCAACCTCCTCCACGGTCCTCCTCAAGACCCTTTCGCCCTCGCGCCTCAAGAACCTcctcctcgccctcgccctcctCTGCATCTTCTATCTCCTCCTCTCCAACCACTCCAACCACCGCCAGGCTGCCTCCCTCCTCCAAGCTTCCCCTGTCCTCCCCCCACGCGCCGCCCCCGCGATCCCCACCTCCCGTCGCCACCTCGTCTTCGCCGtcgcctcctcctccctctccgtTCCCCGCCGCCGGCCCTACCTCCGCCTCTGGTACTCCCCCAATTCAACCCGCGCCCTCGCCTTCCTCGACCGCCTCCCCGACGGGGACCCCGCCCCGGACCTTCCGCCCACCTTGGTCTCCGAGGACACCTCCCGGTTCCCGTACACTTTCCCCGGGGGCCTCCGGTCGGCAATCCGGGTGGCCCGGGTTGTGAAGGAGGTCGTGGACCGGAGAGAACTGGGGGTTCGGTGGTACGTGTTTGGGGACGACGACACGGTGTTCTTCGTGGACAATTTGGTCAGTGTGCTGTCCAAATATGATCACACCAAGTGGTACTATATCGGGAGCAATTCGGAGAGCTACGAGCAAAATGTCAAGTACTCGTTCGACATGGCCTTTGGGGGCGGTGGATTTGCGATAAGTAGGTCACTTGCGGTTGCGTTGGCTCGTGTCCTGGACTCGTGCCTCGTGCGGTACTCGCATTTGTATGGAAGTGATGCCAGGATCTTCTCGTGCTTGGCGGAGCTGGGAGTCGGCTTGACTCATGAGCCCGGGTTCCACCAG GTTGATATTCGCGGGAATTTGTTTGGCTTGTTGACTGCTCATCCATTGTCACCGTTGGTGTCCCTTCATCATTTGGATGCGGTGGATCCCATCTTCCCCAGCATGAATAGAACCCAAGCTTTGGAGCTTCTTTTTGAAGCTGTAAATGTTGACCCTGCCAGGGTTTTGCAACAAAATGTCTGCTATGATCATATGAATTCGTTGACTATCTCTGTTTCATGGGGCTATGCGGTCCAGGTTTTTGAGGGCAATGAGCTTCTTCCGGACCTCCTTGCATTGCAGAGAACCTTCACACCGTGGAGAAGGGGTATTAGTGCCGGTTCAAGTCACTATATGTTCAACACGAGGGAATTTCCCAAGGATCCCTGCAAAAGACCTGTTACGTTCTTTTTGCATAGTATTTTATCAGACGAGAATGGTGTGCAGAGCAACTATAAGGGGCAGATCATCGGGCATTGTGTCAGAGGGAACACATTGAAGAATCTAAGAAGGATCACTGTGTTTTCAAGGAAGCTAGAGCATGATATTGAACAG GTCTTCATGCATTTTGTTATGAATTCTTGCTGA
- the LOC115730093 gene encoding uncharacterized protein LOC115730093 isoform X1, whose product MPPSTSSTVLLKTLSPSRLKNLLLALALLCIFYLLLSNHSNHRQAASLLQASPVLPPRAAPAIPTSRRHLVFAVASSSLSVPRRRPYLRLWYSPNSTRALAFLDRLPDGDPAPDLPPTLVSEDTSRFPYTFPGGLRSAIRVARVVKEVVDRRELGVRWYVFGDDDTVFFVDNLVSVLSKYDHTKWYYIGSNSESYEQNVKYSFDMAFGGGGFAISRSLAVALARVLDSCLVRYSHLYGSDARIFSCLAELGVGLTHEPGFHQVDIRGNLFGLLTAHPLSPLVSLHHLDAVDPIFPSMNRTQALELLFEAVNVDPARVLQQNVCYDHMNSLTISVSWGYAVQVFEGNELLPDLLALQRTFTPWRRGISAGSSHYMFNTREFPKDPCKRPVTFFLHSILSDENGVQSNYKGQIIGHCVRGNTLKNLRRITVFSRKLEHDIEQLTSAVAMKSSSLEAEIVLMTILELLKSKF is encoded by the exons ATGCCACCTTCAACCTCCTCCACGGTCCTCCTCAAGACCCTTTCGCCCTCGCGCCTCAAGAACCTcctcctcgccctcgccctcctCTGCATCTTCTATCTCCTCCTCTCCAACCACTCCAACCACCGCCAGGCTGCCTCCCTCCTCCAAGCTTCCCCTGTCCTCCCCCCACGCGCCGCCCCCGCGATCCCCACCTCCCGTCGCCACCTCGTCTTCGCCGtcgcctcctcctccctctccgtTCCCCGCCGCCGGCCCTACCTCCGCCTCTGGTACTCCCCCAATTCAACCCGCGCCCTCGCCTTCCTCGACCGCCTCCCCGACGGGGACCCCGCCCCGGACCTTCCGCCCACCTTGGTCTCCGAGGACACCTCCCGGTTCCCGTACACTTTCCCCGGGGGCCTCCGGTCGGCAATCCGGGTGGCCCGGGTTGTGAAGGAGGTCGTGGACCGGAGAGAACTGGGGGTTCGGTGGTACGTGTTTGGGGACGACGACACGGTGTTCTTCGTGGACAATTTGGTCAGTGTGCTGTCCAAATATGATCACACCAAGTGGTACTATATCGGGAGCAATTCGGAGAGCTACGAGCAAAATGTCAAGTACTCGTTCGACATGGCCTTTGGGGGCGGTGGATTTGCGATAAGTAGGTCACTTGCGGTTGCGTTGGCTCGTGTCCTGGACTCGTGCCTCGTGCGGTACTCGCATTTGTATGGAAGTGATGCCAGGATCTTCTCGTGCTTGGCGGAGCTGGGAGTCGGCTTGACTCATGAGCCCGGGTTCCACCAG GTTGATATTCGCGGGAATTTGTTTGGCTTGTTGACTGCTCATCCATTGTCACCGTTGGTGTCCCTTCATCATTTGGATGCGGTGGATCCCATCTTCCCCAGCATGAATAGAACCCAAGCTTTGGAGCTTCTTTTTGAAGCTGTAAATGTTGACCCTGCCAGGGTTTTGCAACAAAATGTCTGCTATGATCATATGAATTCGTTGACTATCTCTGTTTCATGGGGCTATGCGGTCCAGGTTTTTGAGGGCAATGAGCTTCTTCCGGACCTCCTTGCATTGCAGAGAACCTTCACACCGTGGAGAAGGGGTATTAGTGCCGGTTCAAGTCACTATATGTTCAACACGAGGGAATTTCCCAAGGATCCCTGCAAAAGACCTGTTACGTTCTTTTTGCATAGTATTTTATCAGACGAGAATGGTGTGCAGAGCAACTATAAGGGGCAGATCATCGGGCATTGTGTCAGAGGGAACACATTGAAGAATCTAAGAAGGATCACTGTGTTTTCAAGGAAGCTAGAGCATGATATTGAACAG TTGACTTCTGCTGTAGCAATGAAGAGTTCCTCACTGGAAGCTGAAATAGTTCTCATGACTATCTTGGAGCTGCTAAAGTCAAAATTCTAA